Proteins encoded by one window of Megachile rotundata isolate GNS110a chromosome 10, iyMegRotu1, whole genome shotgun sequence:
- the side gene encoding motor axon guidance molcule sidestep isoform X3 gives MRCTSGHVFLTSLLILLQARRPEAATEDSAEFQNKAPLRLVWAREGEDVELPCDITPPTPTDSVNMVLWFKDSAGIPLYSLDARNGDLTSAIHWAVSDDLGKRTYFQIGDGHRAKLKVAKVTFKDQGIFRCRVDFINSPTRNFRVNLTLVEEPSKPVIYDAQGRKVTGVGGPFLEGYSLGLTCQVAGGRPKPVVTWWKDGKILDSVVDKSIDTPSKFTVNHLSIDKVTRSLWGTKLECRAQSSPMAAPIVREVSLEIYLKPAIVKIILSEDEIYAGRPIAARCETWGSSPAARIVWRLGGQMIGEPNVSTTQRSNSTVSKLALALSKHDDGKELTCRAENPRFPGGVLEQTKVLSVAYAPIVDVDLATGYILDTLREGDDLKLVCNVESNPPPIRVMWYFNDTRLEHDVAAGTLISSNTLTLRILTLAHAGVYSCAAINSVGEGHSPPMFIRMKYAPRCKIGYERRDVTAGRHETVSLRCEVDAVPTDAVRFSWTYNGTLGNVLPVPNSRAQNNGLISVLEYTPSADTDFGTLACWASNSVGRQRTPCIFNVVPGKPPQPPLDCSLHNETSSLEVNCVPGADGGSPQYFLLEVRGVPKSPGLVQVNSPTLHAPQSDQGTVGEVPAIYQERNPLPNFQLHGLEPGFDYTLYVYAVNGRGRSEPVLLEHVRIAESIGGKFERNGLFLEDLKKALPNTTTENMVIVIALTGTGAVALILVGIGVIIGLAICRRRTSSPIKDGPDDFTTPSYVSAQRIEPRIRYSSDSRRSQRASLYIEENRNEPDLLQRVEIDLHE, from the exons TTTGGACGCCAGGAACGGAGACCTAACGTCGGCCATTCATTGGGCGGTCAGCGACGATCTCGGCAAAAGGACTTACTTCCAGATCGGTGATGGGCATCGAGCTAAACTGAAGGTTGCCAAAGTTACCTTCAAGGATCAAGGAATCTTCAGGTGCAGAGTAGATTTCATCAACTCGCCGACCAGGAATTTCCGCGTAAATCTCACGCTCGTCG AGGAGCCGTCAAAACCTGTGATATACGACGCTCAGGGACGAAAAGTAACAGGAGTGGGCGGACCTTTTTTGGAAGGCTACAGTCTCGGTTTGACGTGTCAGGTGGCTGGAG GACGACCAAAACCCGTGGTTACGTGGTGGAAGGACGGCAAGATACTGGACAGTGTCGTCGACAAATCCATCGATACACCCAGCAAATTCACGGTGAACCACCTGTCCATCGACAAAGTGACGCGTTCGTTATGGGGCACCAAGCTGGAGTGCAGAGCTCAATCATCGCCGATGGCGGCACCGATCGTTCGCGAAGTATCCTTAGAGATTTATC TTAAACCAGCCATAGTGAAGATCATCCTGAGCGAGGATGAAATCTACGCCGGCAGACCGATCGCTGCACGTTGCGAGACGTGGGGAAGCTCTCCGGCTGCTAGGATCGTATGGAGGTTAGGCGGCCAGATGATCGGCGAACCGAATGTGTCCACCACGCAGAGAAGCAATTCAACGGTCAGCAAGCTGGCTCTGGCACTGAGCAAGCACGACGACGGCAAGGAATTAACCTGCAGAGCCGAAAATCCCCGATTTCCTGGCGGAGTCCTCGAGCAAACGAAAGTATTGAGCGTCGCCT ACGCGCCTATCGTGGACGTCGACTTAGCTACCGGATATATCCTGGATACCTTACGGGAAGGGGACGATCTCAAGTTGGTTTGCAACGTCGAAAGTAATCCGCCCCCGATTAGGGTGATGTGGTACTTCAAC GATACTCGACTGGAGCACGACGTGGCTGCGGGTACTCTGATATCCTCGAACACGTTGACTTTAAGGATACTGACCCTAGCTCATGCTGGAGTATACTCGTGTGCCGCGATCAATTCCGTAGGAGAGGGTCACAGTCCGCCCATGTTCATCCGTATGAAGT ACGCACCGCGATGCAAGATTGGCTACGAGCGCCGCGATGTGACGGCTGGTCGACACGAAACGGTGTCGCTGCGCTGCGAGGTCGACGCGGTCCCAACAGACGCGGTGAGATTCTCTTGGACGTACAACGGAACACTGGGCAACGTGTTGCCGGTGCCAAACTCCAGAGCTCAGAATAACGGGTTGATTAGCGTTTTGGAGTATACTCCTTCCGCTGATACCGATTTTGGTACTCTAGCATGCTGGGCGAGCAACAGCGTCGGCAGACaaaggacaccctgtatatttaacGTCGTACCAGGCA AGCCACCGCAACCGCCGCTCGACTGTTCCCTGCACAACGAGACCAGTTCGCTGGAAGTGAATTGTGTCCCTGGCGCGGATGGCGGTTCCCCGCAGTACTTTTTGCTGGAAGTTCGAGGCGTCCCGAAAAGTCCTGGCCTCGTTCAGGTGAATTCACCGACCCTCCATGCACCTCAGAGCGATCAAGGAACGGTCGGGGAAGTGCCGGCTATATATCAAGAAAGGAATCCTCTGCCTAATTTCCAATTACACGGCCTTGAACCGGGATTCGATTACACTTTGTACGTGTACGCGGTGAACGGTCGCGGAAGAAGCGAACCCGTGTTGTTGGAACACGTCAGGATCGCGGAATCGATAGGTGGAAAATTCGAAAGGAACGGTCTATTCCTGGAGGATCTGAAGAAAGCGTTGCCTAACACCACCACGGAGAATATGGTCATCGTGATCGCGTTGACAGGTACAG GTGCGGTGGCTTTGATCCTGGTTGGTATCGGAGTGATCATCGGGCTGGCTATCTGCAGGCGAAGGACCAGCTCCCCCATCAAAGACGGTCCGGACGATTTCACGACCCCTAGCTACGTTTCGGCTCAAAGGATCGAGCCAAGGATCAGATACTCTAGCGATAGTAGACGTTCTCAAAGGGCGAGTCTGTACATCGAGGAAAATCGAAACG AGCCAGATCTGCTTCAGAGAGTAGAAATCGATTTGCACGAGTAA